The following are encoded together in the Halorubrum lacusprofundi ATCC 49239 genome:
- a CDS encoding histidine kinase N-terminal 7TM domain-containing protein yields MTWQSHPSAVPLLFGSVLLWVNVGYLLWRRQASRRAPGQLLAAGLVASIALSLGVFAIRLAATTLVAKQFLNTLIYFGDASVVAFLLAYVLVYIGYDLSHRQYAALFSLPVITIIGVITNPLHGLHYQLSLNEVGSYVILAKDYGPLFWLYVVYSYAFLLVSIGLLARAATGAQGGYRRQLFALIGGLLLPAIGGFAHITGFGPEPTPNYMGYGYIGTAVAFSYTVYRHDLFAAVPVARRTAIEQLDEGLITLDMDGVVVSLNDAARRFLGESEPELLGRPSVDALGPFVEPFDLEASAEQSTTVETDAGVFDVTLSPVVRGESPIGNQLLLQDVTERHRREQQLTALNTRLSLALAETDTGVWELDLDTEELIFDEASERLYGYDPGAFPGTVEAFADRVSDTDFAAVEANIEHAIETGEEYRADFRVDHPDGGYRWIQTRGVVQSDADGEPERILGIQTDVTERVVAAQSIEQQRDGLELLNSVVRHDIRNDLQLIDAYAQMLGETENEHNEQHLSVIRRATNNAVDLTTTARELAEVMLQTDPQPEPVALRPVLEAEIDAVRQSYPESEIIIEGSIPDVMVSADELLDAVFRNLLKNAIQHNRQETPGIWVSVDCLDETVEIRIADNGLGVDDAHKETIFGKGKQGLDSDGTGIGLYLVQSLVDRYGGDVWVEDRNPPSASSNQLQTAANESTGAVFVVQLAIYK; encoded by the coding sequence ATGACTTGGCAGTCACACCCTAGCGCGGTGCCGTTGCTATTCGGCTCGGTGCTGCTGTGGGTGAACGTCGGGTATCTGCTCTGGCGTCGACAGGCCAGTCGACGCGCGCCAGGGCAACTACTTGCAGCCGGACTCGTCGCCTCGATTGCGCTTTCGCTCGGAGTATTCGCAATACGACTGGCCGCCACGACATTGGTGGCCAAACAGTTCTTGAACACTCTCATTTATTTCGGCGATGCTTCAGTGGTGGCGTTCCTGTTGGCATATGTATTGGTGTATATTGGCTATGATCTCTCCCATCGCCAGTACGCCGCGTTGTTCAGCCTCCCAGTGATCACCATCATCGGCGTGATCACTAATCCACTCCATGGGCTGCATTACCAACTGAGCCTCAACGAGGTCGGCAGCTACGTCATACTGGCCAAAGACTACGGCCCGCTGTTTTGGCTGTATGTCGTCTACAGCTATGCGTTTTTGCTCGTCTCGATCGGCCTGCTCGCTAGAGCTGCCACCGGCGCGCAGGGGGGCTATCGTCGACAACTGTTCGCATTGATTGGGGGGCTGCTGTTGCCAGCGATTGGAGGATTTGCACACATCACCGGGTTTGGTCCGGAGCCGACGCCGAACTACATGGGGTATGGCTACATCGGAACGGCAGTCGCGTTCAGCTATACGGTCTACCGCCACGACCTATTTGCAGCGGTGCCGGTCGCTCGTCGAACGGCAATCGAACAACTCGACGAGGGACTGATCACCCTCGACATGGATGGGGTCGTGGTAAGCCTCAATGACGCTGCACGTCGGTTCCTCGGGGAATCGGAGCCGGAGTTGCTCGGTCGACCCAGCGTCGACGCGCTCGGTCCTTTCGTCGAACCGTTTGATCTCGAAGCGTCGGCCGAACAGTCCACAACCGTCGAAACCGACGCTGGTGTCTTCGACGTTACCCTCAGCCCGGTAGTCCGCGGGGAGTCGCCCATCGGCAACCAACTATTACTCCAGGATGTCACCGAACGTCACCGCCGCGAACAGCAGCTGACGGCGCTCAACACCCGGCTCTCACTCGCCCTTGCTGAGACCGATACGGGTGTCTGGGAGTTAGACCTCGACACCGAAGAACTAATTTTCGATGAAGCCTCCGAACGCCTCTACGGTTACGACCCCGGTGCGTTTCCCGGGACTGTCGAAGCCTTCGCCGACCGGGTTTCGGACACCGACTTCGCAGCAGTCGAAGCCAACATCGAACACGCCATCGAGACAGGCGAGGAATACCGAGCAGATTTCAGGGTCGACCATCCCGATGGCGGCTACCGCTGGATTCAGACCCGCGGCGTGGTGCAGTCCGACGCCGACGGCGAGCCGGAGAGAATCCTCGGCATCCAGACTGATGTCACAGAACGTGTGGTTGCTGCCCAGAGCATCGAACAACAGCGTGACGGACTCGAATTACTCAATAGTGTCGTCCGCCACGACATCCGTAACGATCTCCAGCTCATCGATGCATATGCCCAGATGCTCGGCGAGACTGAGAATGAGCACAACGAGCAACATCTGTCGGTGATTCGTCGAGCCACCAACAATGCCGTCGACTTGACGACAACCGCCCGGGAACTGGCCGAAGTGATGCTCCAAACAGACCCCCAGCCGGAGCCGGTCGCTCTGCGGCCGGTTCTGGAAGCCGAAATTGACGCAGTCAGGCAGTCGTATCCCGAATCCGAAATCATCATTGAGGGATCAATTCCGGACGTGATGGTGTCGGCGGATGAGCTGCTTGATGCAGTCTTTCGGAACCTTTTGAAAAATGCGATCCAGCACAACCGCCAAGAGACGCCCGGTATCTGGGTATCGGTAGACTGTCTCGATGAGACCGTCGAAATCCGGATCGCTGACAACGGGCTGGGTGTCGACGACGCACATAAAGAAACGATCTTCGGCAAAGGAAAGCAGGGACTCGACAGCGACGGTACCGGGATCGGGCTGTATCTCGTTCAGTCACTGGTCGACAGATACGGTGGCGACGTATGGGTAGAGGATCGAAACCCCCCGAGTGCCTCAAGTAATCAGCTACAGACCGCCGCCAATGAGTCGACTGGGGCGGTCTTTGTCGTTCAACTTGCTATATACAAGTGA
- a CDS encoding IclR family transcriptional regulator — protein MSNTNSGGRTLQTVSMAARVMSVLKENDGVGVTELAAELEISKSTAHAHLTTLVENEFVIKRDGQYELALKLFTVGQYVRDRNPLYRHGKPQVDQLASETSQYVHIVTEENGRGVNLYQVKGDTSVDGEYQTTKPQQRDHLHYTASGKAILAHLPEERRREIIETHGLPKRTENTITSRETLLEELQEIRERGYACNDEEEIKRFRAVGTPVQAPDGEVLGSLSVSGPTSFMQGERFRETIPERLVSSANVIEVNLNMRNRR, from the coding sequence ATGTCAAACACGAACAGCGGGGGACGGACGCTACAGACGGTCTCGATGGCTGCCCGGGTGATGTCGGTGCTTAAGGAAAACGACGGTGTCGGCGTTACCGAACTCGCGGCCGAACTCGAGATCTCAAAGAGTACTGCGCACGCACACCTAACAACGCTCGTGGAAAACGAGTTCGTGATTAAACGCGATGGGCAGTACGAACTCGCACTTAAATTGTTCACGGTCGGACAGTACGTCCGCGACCGGAATCCACTCTATCGCCATGGGAAGCCACAGGTCGACCAACTCGCAAGCGAAACGAGTCAGTACGTCCATATCGTCACGGAAGAAAACGGACGCGGTGTCAACCTCTATCAGGTGAAAGGCGACACGAGCGTCGACGGGGAATACCAGACGACCAAACCCCAACAACGGGACCATCTCCACTATACAGCCTCTGGAAAGGCGATTCTCGCGCACCTACCCGAGGAGCGACGTCGGGAAATTATCGAAACCCACGGCCTTCCGAAACGAACGGAAAACACCATCACGAGCCGTGAGACGTTGCTTGAAGAGCTACAAGAGATCCGTGAGCGAGGATACGCCTGCAACGATGAAGAAGAGATCAAGCGATTTCGTGCGGTTGGGACACCAGTACAGGCTCCCGACGGAGAGGTGCTCGGTTCGTTGAGTGTTTCCGGTCCGACGAGCTTCATGCAAGGCGAACGCTTCCGGGAGACCATTCCCGAACGACTTGTGAGTTCGGCAAACGTCATTGAAGTAAATCTCAATATGCGCAACCGGCGGTAA